From the genome of Eublepharis macularius isolate TG4126 chromosome 12, MPM_Emac_v1.0, whole genome shotgun sequence, one region includes:
- the POLR3K gene encoding DNA-directed RNA polymerase III subunit RPC10 gives MLLFCPACGNVLVAEEGARCHRFACTTCPYVRNVTRKVTSRRYPKLKEVDDVLGGAAAWENVDSTAEPCPKCEHPRAYFMQLQTRSADEPMTTFYKCCSAQCGHRWRD, from the exons ATGCTGCTCttctgcccggcctgcgggaacGTGCTGGTGGCCGAGGAGGGGGCGCGGTGCCACCGCTTCGCCTGCACCACGTGTCCTTACGTACGAAACGTCACACGCAAG GTAACCAGCAGGCGCTACCCAAAGCTGAAGGAGGTGGACGATGTGCTTGGGGGGGCAGCTGCTTGGGAGAATGTGGACTCCACTGCAG AGCCATGCCCCAAGTGCGAGCACCCACGCGCCTACTTCATGCAGTTGCAGACACGCTCAGCCGATGAACCCATGACCACCTTCTACAAGTGCTGCAGTGCCCAGTGTGGACACCGCTGGCGGGACTGA
- the SNRNP25 gene encoding U11/U12 small nuclear ribonucleoprotein 25 kDa protein — MAEEGEELAHAEALELWQAGLARLVRDPLLCDLPAQVTPEEIASQVALEYGQAMTVRVRRADALQAPMPVVVVQQASVLELKKAVQRFVQLQQERQGGVQHISWRHVWRTYSLAFGTEKLEDDRRKLREYGIRNRDEVTFVKRLRK, encoded by the exons ATGGCAGAGGAAGGCGAGGAGTTGGCGCACGCTGAGGCGCTGGAGCTATGGCAGGCCGGCCTGGCGCGCCTCGTGCGGGACCCGCTGCTGTGCGACCTCCCCGCTCAA GTGACACCAGAGGAGATCGCTTCGCAAGTAGCACTCGAATACGGCCAAGCCATGACGGTGCGCGTGCGCAGAGCAGACGCTCTCCAGGCGCCCATGC CCGTGGTGGTGGTGCAGCAGGCCAGCGTGCTGGAGCTGAAGAAGGCGGTGCAGCGGTTCGTGCAGTTGCAGCAGGAGCGCCAGGGCGGCGTGCAGCACATCAGCTG GAGGCACGTGTGGCGGACCTACAGTCTGGCCTTTGGCACCGAAAAGCTGGAGGACGACCGACGGAAGCTGCGCGA GTACGGCATCCGGAACCGAGACGAGGTCACCTTCGTGAAGAGGCTTCGCAAGTGA
- the RHBDF1 gene encoding inactive rhomboid protein 1 isoform X2, whose protein sequence is MSDVRRDSTSSLQRKKPPWLKLDIPVPMGVAVAEEPALAQPMKCQAFLRSVSMPAENTRFPSPLNEFRRPVLQRQTSITQTIRRGTADWFGVSKESDATQKWQRKSLRHCSMRYGKLKPQVIREMDLPSQDNISLTSTETPPPLYVPPCQLGMQRIIDPLARGRAFRMPDDTDGYSMPHTPVTPGAASLCSFTSSRSGFSRWPRRRKRESVAKMSFRAAAALVKGRSVKDSTLRPAQRRSFTPASFLEEDTVDFPDELDTSFFAREGVLHEELSTYPDEVFESPSEAAIRDADLKPPPVQPVLTGGALDRNELERSHLMLPLERGWRKQKEGSVFQPKVRLRQEVVSLGLQRRGQRITVPVRKLFSKEKRPYGLGMVGRLTNRTYRKRIDSYVKQQIEDMDDHRPFFTYWVTFVHSLITILAVSIYGIAPVGFSQHETVDSVLRNRGVYENVKYVQQENFWIGPSSEALIHLGAKFAPCMRQDQQVHSFISTTRQKEKHSACCVRNDKSGCVQTAEEECSSTLAVWVKWPHHPSAPLLAGDKRQFGSVCHQDPRVCEQPASMDPHEWPDDITKWPICTKNSAGNHTNHLHMDCVITGRPCCIGTKGRCEITSREYCTFMHGYFHEEATLCSQVHCMDDVCGLLPFLNPEVPDQVYRLWLSLFLHAGILHCLVSVCFQMTILRDLEKLAGWHRIAIIYLLSGITGNLASAIFLPYRAEVGPAGSQFGILACLFVELFQSWQILARPWRAFFKLLGVVLFLFAFGLLPWIDNFAHVCGFISGLFLSFAFLPYISFGKFDLYRKRCQIIIFQLVFVGLLSGLVVLFYFYPIRCEWCEFLTCIPFTDKFCEKYDLDAQLH, encoded by the exons ATGTCTGACGTGCGCCGGGACAGCACAAGCAGCTTGCAGAGGAAGAAGCCACCGTGGCTGAAGCTGGACATTCCTGTTCCAATGGGGGTGGCAGTGGCTGAAGAGCCGGCTTTGGCACAG CCCATGAAATGCCAGGCCTTTCTGCGAAGTGTCAGCATGCCCGCAGAGAACACGCGCTTCCCTTCTCCCCTGAATGAGTTTCGGCGGCCAGTCCTCCAGCGGCAGACGTCAATCACCCAGACCATCCGGAG GGGCACTGCAGACTGGTTTGGAGTTAGCAAGGAGAGTGATGCCACACAGAAATGGCAACGCAAAAGCCTGCGCCACTGCAGCATGCGCTACGGGAAGCTGAAACCTCAGGTGATCCGAGAGATGGACCTCCCGAGCCAGGACAACATCTCTCTGACCAGCACAGAGACACCTCCTCCGCTCTATGTGCCCCCATGCCAGCTGGGCATGCAGAGG ATAATAGACCCTTTGGCACGTGGACGGGCCTTCCGGATGCCTGATGACACTGATGGCTACAGCATGCCTCACACACCAGTCACACCTGGTGCTGCATCTTTGTGCTCCTTCACCAGTTCACGGTCTGGTTTCAGCCGCTGGCCCCGGAGGCGGAAGAGGGAGTCTGTTGCCAAGATGAGCTTCCGGGCAGCAGCGGCTCTGGTGAAG ggcCGCTCTGTGAAAGACAGCACGCTACGGCCGGCCCAGCGACGCAGCTTCACTCCAGCCAGTTTCCTGGAAGAGGACACAGTAGACTTTCCAGATGAGCTGGACACCTCCTTCTTTGCCCGG GAAGGAGTCCTTCATGAAGAACTCTCAACGTACCCCGATGAAGTGTTTGAGTccccctctgaagcagccatcaGGGATGCTGACCTGAAACCCCCACCAGTTCAGCCGGTGCTCACAGGCGGGGCCTTGGACCGAAATGAGCTGGAGAGGAGCCACTTGATGCT GCCACTGGAACGTGGCTGGCGGAAGCAGAAAGAGGGGTCTGTGTTCCAGCCCAAGGTACGCCTGCGCCAGGAGGTCGTCAGCCTGGGTCTGCAGCGGCGCGGCCAGCGCATCACGGTGCCTGTGCGGAAGCTTTTTTCAAAAGAGAAGCGCCCCTATGGGCTGGGCATGGTGGGCCGACTGACCAACCGCACGTATCGCAAGCGTATCGACAGCTATGTGAAGCAGCAAATCGAGGACATGGATGACCACCG GCCCTTCTTCACTTATTGGGTCACCTTTGTGCATTCACTTATCACCATCCTGGCCGTTTCAATCTATGGAATTGCCCctgtggggttttcacagcacgAGACTGTTGATTCG GTCTTGAGAAACCGAGGTGTTTATGAGAATGTGAAGTATGTTCAGCAGGAGAACTTCTGGATCGGTCCCAGCTCG GAAGCTCTGATCCACCTGGGGGCCAAGTTTGCCCCTTGCATGCGGCAGGATCAGCAGGTGCACAGCTTCATCAGCACCACCCGCCAGAAGGAGAAGCACTCGGCCTGCTGTGTGCGCAACGATAAGTCTGGCTGCGTACAGACGGCCGAGGAGGAATGCTCG tcCACCTTGGCGGTGTGGGTAAAATGGCCGCATCACCCCAGTGCCCCCCTGCTGGCAGGAGACAAGAGGCAATTTGGATCGGTTTGTCATCAAGACCCCAG GGTATGTGAACAGCCAGCctccatggaccctcatgaatgGCCCGATGACATCACCAAGTGGCCA ATATGCACCAAAAACAGTGCTGGGAACCACACCAACCACCTGCACATGGACTGTGTGATCACTGGTCGCCCCTGCTGTATCGGCACCAAGGGAAG GTGTGAGATTACCTCTCGTGAGTACTGCACCTTCATGCATGGCTACTTCCATGAAGAGGCCACTCTCTGCTCCCAG GTGCACTGCATGGATGATGTTTGTGGGCTTCTGCCCTTTCTCAATCCGGAGGTTCCAGACCAGGTTTATCGCCTTTGGCTCTCGCTCTTCCTTCACGCAGG GATTCTGCACTGCCTGGTGTCGGTGTGTTTCCAGATGACCATCTTGCGAGACCTggagaagcttgctgggtggcaccGCATTGCCATCATCTACCTGCTAAGTGGCATCACAGGGAACTTGGCCAGTGCAATTTTCTTGCCCTATCGAGCTGAG GTTGGCCCAGCAGGCTCCCAGTTTGGCATTTTGGCATGCCTCTTTGTGGAACTCTTCCAAAGCTGGCAGATCCTTGCCCGGCCCTGGCGGGCCTTCTTCAAGTTGCTGGGCGTGGTGCTGTTCCTCTTTGCCTTTGGCCTCCTGCCATGGATCGACAACTTTGCCCACGTCTGCGGCTTCATCAGCggcctctttctctcttttgcctTCCTGCCCTACATCAGCTTTGGGAAATTTGATTTGTATCGGAAGCGGTGCCAGATCATCATCTTCCAGCTGGTCTTTGTTGGACTCCTCTCTGGCTTGGTGGTTTTGTTCTACTTCTACCCTATCCGATGTGAATGGTGCGAATTTCTCACCTGCATCCCTTTCACAGACAAGTTTTGTGAGAAGTATGACCTAGATGCACAGCTCCATTGA
- the RHBDF1 gene encoding inactive rhomboid protein 1 isoform X1 encodes MSDVRRDSTSSLQRKKPPWLKLDIPVPMGVAVAEEPALAQPMKCQAFLRSVSMPAENTRFPSPLNEFRRPVLQRQTSITQTIRRQVRFERIQTLPVHGRQVGRRPLRKRQSLPRTFFRGTADWFGVSKESDATQKWQRKSLRHCSMRYGKLKPQVIREMDLPSQDNISLTSTETPPPLYVPPCQLGMQRIIDPLARGRAFRMPDDTDGYSMPHTPVTPGAASLCSFTSSRSGFSRWPRRRKRESVAKMSFRAAAALVKGRSVKDSTLRPAQRRSFTPASFLEEDTVDFPDELDTSFFAREGVLHEELSTYPDEVFESPSEAAIRDADLKPPPVQPVLTGGALDRNELERSHLMLPLERGWRKQKEGSVFQPKVRLRQEVVSLGLQRRGQRITVPVRKLFSKEKRPYGLGMVGRLTNRTYRKRIDSYVKQQIEDMDDHRPFFTYWVTFVHSLITILAVSIYGIAPVGFSQHETVDSVLRNRGVYENVKYVQQENFWIGPSSEALIHLGAKFAPCMRQDQQVHSFISTTRQKEKHSACCVRNDKSGCVQTAEEECSSTLAVWVKWPHHPSAPLLAGDKRQFGSVCHQDPRVCEQPASMDPHEWPDDITKWPICTKNSAGNHTNHLHMDCVITGRPCCIGTKGRCEITSREYCTFMHGYFHEEATLCSQVHCMDDVCGLLPFLNPEVPDQVYRLWLSLFLHAGILHCLVSVCFQMTILRDLEKLAGWHRIAIIYLLSGITGNLASAIFLPYRAEVGPAGSQFGILACLFVELFQSWQILARPWRAFFKLLGVVLFLFAFGLLPWIDNFAHVCGFISGLFLSFAFLPYISFGKFDLYRKRCQIIIFQLVFVGLLSGLVVLFYFYPIRCEWCEFLTCIPFTDKFCEKYDLDAQLH; translated from the exons ATGTCTGACGTGCGCCGGGACAGCACAAGCAGCTTGCAGAGGAAGAAGCCACCGTGGCTGAAGCTGGACATTCCTGTTCCAATGGGGGTGGCAGTGGCTGAAGAGCCGGCTTTGGCACAG CCCATGAAATGCCAGGCCTTTCTGCGAAGTGTCAGCATGCCCGCAGAGAACACGCGCTTCCCTTCTCCCCTGAATGAGTTTCGGCGGCCAGTCCTCCAGCGGCAGACGTCAATCACCCAGACCATCCGGAG GCAGGTGCGTTTTGAGAGGATTCAGACCTTGCCCGTTCATGGGCGCCAGGTGGGCAGGAGGCCCCTGAGAAAGCGCCAGTCACTGCCCAGAACGTTCTTCAG GGGCACTGCAGACTGGTTTGGAGTTAGCAAGGAGAGTGATGCCACACAGAAATGGCAACGCAAAAGCCTGCGCCACTGCAGCATGCGCTACGGGAAGCTGAAACCTCAGGTGATCCGAGAGATGGACCTCCCGAGCCAGGACAACATCTCTCTGACCAGCACAGAGACACCTCCTCCGCTCTATGTGCCCCCATGCCAGCTGGGCATGCAGAGG ATAATAGACCCTTTGGCACGTGGACGGGCCTTCCGGATGCCTGATGACACTGATGGCTACAGCATGCCTCACACACCAGTCACACCTGGTGCTGCATCTTTGTGCTCCTTCACCAGTTCACGGTCTGGTTTCAGCCGCTGGCCCCGGAGGCGGAAGAGGGAGTCTGTTGCCAAGATGAGCTTCCGGGCAGCAGCGGCTCTGGTGAAG ggcCGCTCTGTGAAAGACAGCACGCTACGGCCGGCCCAGCGACGCAGCTTCACTCCAGCCAGTTTCCTGGAAGAGGACACAGTAGACTTTCCAGATGAGCTGGACACCTCCTTCTTTGCCCGG GAAGGAGTCCTTCATGAAGAACTCTCAACGTACCCCGATGAAGTGTTTGAGTccccctctgaagcagccatcaGGGATGCTGACCTGAAACCCCCACCAGTTCAGCCGGTGCTCACAGGCGGGGCCTTGGACCGAAATGAGCTGGAGAGGAGCCACTTGATGCT GCCACTGGAACGTGGCTGGCGGAAGCAGAAAGAGGGGTCTGTGTTCCAGCCCAAGGTACGCCTGCGCCAGGAGGTCGTCAGCCTGGGTCTGCAGCGGCGCGGCCAGCGCATCACGGTGCCTGTGCGGAAGCTTTTTTCAAAAGAGAAGCGCCCCTATGGGCTGGGCATGGTGGGCCGACTGACCAACCGCACGTATCGCAAGCGTATCGACAGCTATGTGAAGCAGCAAATCGAGGACATGGATGACCACCG GCCCTTCTTCACTTATTGGGTCACCTTTGTGCATTCACTTATCACCATCCTGGCCGTTTCAATCTATGGAATTGCCCctgtggggttttcacagcacgAGACTGTTGATTCG GTCTTGAGAAACCGAGGTGTTTATGAGAATGTGAAGTATGTTCAGCAGGAGAACTTCTGGATCGGTCCCAGCTCG GAAGCTCTGATCCACCTGGGGGCCAAGTTTGCCCCTTGCATGCGGCAGGATCAGCAGGTGCACAGCTTCATCAGCACCACCCGCCAGAAGGAGAAGCACTCGGCCTGCTGTGTGCGCAACGATAAGTCTGGCTGCGTACAGACGGCCGAGGAGGAATGCTCG tcCACCTTGGCGGTGTGGGTAAAATGGCCGCATCACCCCAGTGCCCCCCTGCTGGCAGGAGACAAGAGGCAATTTGGATCGGTTTGTCATCAAGACCCCAG GGTATGTGAACAGCCAGCctccatggaccctcatgaatgGCCCGATGACATCACCAAGTGGCCA ATATGCACCAAAAACAGTGCTGGGAACCACACCAACCACCTGCACATGGACTGTGTGATCACTGGTCGCCCCTGCTGTATCGGCACCAAGGGAAG GTGTGAGATTACCTCTCGTGAGTACTGCACCTTCATGCATGGCTACTTCCATGAAGAGGCCACTCTCTGCTCCCAG GTGCACTGCATGGATGATGTTTGTGGGCTTCTGCCCTTTCTCAATCCGGAGGTTCCAGACCAGGTTTATCGCCTTTGGCTCTCGCTCTTCCTTCACGCAGG GATTCTGCACTGCCTGGTGTCGGTGTGTTTCCAGATGACCATCTTGCGAGACCTggagaagcttgctgggtggcaccGCATTGCCATCATCTACCTGCTAAGTGGCATCACAGGGAACTTGGCCAGTGCAATTTTCTTGCCCTATCGAGCTGAG GTTGGCCCAGCAGGCTCCCAGTTTGGCATTTTGGCATGCCTCTTTGTGGAACTCTTCCAAAGCTGGCAGATCCTTGCCCGGCCCTGGCGGGCCTTCTTCAAGTTGCTGGGCGTGGTGCTGTTCCTCTTTGCCTTTGGCCTCCTGCCATGGATCGACAACTTTGCCCACGTCTGCGGCTTCATCAGCggcctctttctctcttttgcctTCCTGCCCTACATCAGCTTTGGGAAATTTGATTTGTATCGGAAGCGGTGCCAGATCATCATCTTCCAGCTGGTCTTTGTTGGACTCCTCTCTGGCTTGGTGGTTTTGTTCTACTTCTACCCTATCCGATGTGAATGGTGCGAATTTCTCACCTGCATCCCTTTCACAGACAAGTTTTGTGAGAAGTATGACCTAGATGCACAGCTCCATTGA